The following proteins are co-located in the Telopea speciosissima isolate NSW1024214 ecotype Mountain lineage chromosome 9, Tspe_v1, whole genome shotgun sequence genome:
- the LOC122639135 gene encoding transcription factor MYB10-like, whose translation MGRGRAPCCDKAGLKKGPWTPAEDLRLIAFIQRHGHGNWRALPKLAGLLRCGKSCRLRWTNYLRPDIKRGNFSKEEEDTIINLHEMLGNKWSKIASNLPGRTDNEIKNVWNTHLKKRLALKGQNPSGNEHKEVSVSVTTSSSSSSSTLSKKHSSLVDETVPIQWNNFLDVFDEKQSLRRSLSSTSCSSSSLDSTQIDGSRLEEQSCLLDKEDISEQKLEIPYEPNLDLWDMLEDDDMSFSTSSVVPMFENEVYQHSNIVEKKDLESMSWVTNLENELGLETRSCEAVQPLFSTTSSEDEILVKVENDPIVTYFQMWPSSPLNL comes from the exons ATGGGCAGAGGGCGTGCTCCCTGTTGTGACAAGGCAGGATTGAAGAAGGGTCCATGGACCCCTGCAGAGGATTTGAGACTCATTGCCTTCATTCAGAGGCATGGACATGGCAATTGGCGTGCTCTCCCTAAACTtgcag GATTGCTGCGTTGTGGGAAGAGTTGCCGATTGAGATGGACTAATTACCTTCGACCGGATATCAAGAGGGGGAATTtctccaaagaagaagaggacacaATAATTAACCTACATGAAATGCTTGGAAACAA GTGGTCGAAAATCGCCTCTAACTTGCCTGGGAGAACTGATAATGAGATTAAGAATGTGTGGAATACACACTTGAAGAAGAGACTAGCTTTGAAAGGACAAAACCCTTCTGGAAATGAACACAAAGAAGTGTCTGTGTCTGTCACTacctcctcatcttcctccaGTTCTACTCTATCT aagaaGCATAGTTCCCTAGTTGATGAAACAGTACCAATCCAATGGAACAACTTCTTGGATGTGTTCGACGAAAAACAAAGCCTTCGGAGATCGCTCTCATCGACATCTTGTAGTTCATCTAGTTTAGACTCAACACAAATTGATGGGTCTAGATTAGAAGAACAATCATGTTTATTGGACAAAGAAGATATCTCAGAACAGAAACTTGAAATACCATATGAGCCCAACCTAGACTTATGGGACATGTTAGAAGATGATGATATGAGTTTTTCTACATCAAGTGTGGTTCCAATGTTTGAAAATGAGGTTTACCAACACTCAAATATAGTGGAAAAAAAGGATTTAGAAAGTATGAGTTGGGTGACAAACTTAGAAAATGAACTTGGACTTGAGACAAGAAGTTGCGAAGCTGTTCAGCCACTTTTCTCTACTACTTCCTCTGAAGATGAGATTCTGGTCAAGGTTGAAAATGATCCTATTGTAACTTACTTTCAAATGTGGCCATCTTCACCTCTGAATCTTTGA